A genomic stretch from Longibacter salinarum includes:
- a CDS encoding Crp/Fnr family transcriptional regulator, with product MYEGFRAVLSDLLPSLTAADWTQVKRLVSPRKLSVGESLVREGHAGHRVAYIYRGAVVYYTLRDGERNVLGFDFEDSFAGDFRSFFDEVPATKTVTALENCEVLVLTRAHFDELAEANRDFRSVRSRMAEELFRGAETRAVEMQSFSAEERYRRLLDRSPHLLQRVPLYLLASYIGVTPEALSRIRQRLSASDDQ from the coding sequence ATGTATGAAGGATTCCGAGCCGTGCTTAGCGACCTCCTTCCGTCGCTAACAGCCGCGGACTGGACACAAGTCAAACGTCTCGTATCCCCTCGCAAGCTGTCGGTTGGAGAGTCGCTCGTGCGCGAAGGACACGCAGGCCACCGAGTCGCTTACATCTACCGTGGAGCCGTTGTCTACTACACGCTACGAGATGGAGAGCGCAATGTCCTCGGCTTCGACTTCGAGGATAGCTTCGCAGGAGATTTCCGCAGTTTCTTTGATGAAGTCCCGGCGACGAAAACGGTGACAGCGTTAGAAAACTGTGAGGTTCTGGTGCTTACCCGTGCACACTTTGATGAACTAGCCGAAGCCAACCGAGACTTCCGTTCCGTTCGGTCGAGAATGGCAGAAGAACTTTTTAGAGGCGCCGAGACGCGCGCGGTCGAGATGCAGTCTTTCTCGGCAGAAGAACGGTATCGCCGCTTGCTGGACCGTAGCCCGCATTTGCTTCAACGCGTCCCACTATATTTGCTGGCGTCGTACATCGGGGTCACCCCAGAGGCACTGAGCCGCATTCGACAGCGACTCAGTGCCAGTGATGACCAGTGA
- a CDS encoding RNA polymerase sigma-70 factor — MQPDTTDLFEDQRDRLFGLAYRMLGTVAAAEDVVQDAYLRWHEVDPATVENPPAYLTTVVTRLCLDELKSARQQREEYAGPWLPAPLVAERGAVPPSVETDMALSVALLVVLEALTPVQRAVFVLREGFDIDYTTVASIVNRSPAHCRKIAQRAREHVGDRNRRFSTSRDEQEALVHAFVEAIEDGDPERVGTLLAEDAISYSDGGGEVTAALRPIYGRDRITRFLMGLVGKAPSDLRLEHVTVNGEAGLAVHYGDDLQSVWVFRSNNGQIDRLFAVLNPEKLRHVRSD, encoded by the coding sequence ATGCAGCCTGACACGACCGATCTGTTCGAAGATCAGCGCGACCGGCTGTTTGGCCTGGCGTATCGAATGCTCGGCACCGTTGCGGCCGCAGAGGATGTCGTGCAGGACGCCTACCTTCGCTGGCATGAGGTCGACCCGGCGACAGTAGAGAATCCGCCGGCGTATCTCACGACGGTGGTTACCCGCCTGTGCCTCGATGAGTTGAAATCGGCGAGACAGCAGCGGGAGGAGTACGCCGGTCCGTGGCTGCCCGCTCCCCTTGTTGCAGAACGTGGAGCAGTACCACCGTCCGTGGAGACCGACATGGCGCTGTCTGTGGCGTTACTCGTTGTGCTGGAGGCGCTGACACCGGTGCAACGCGCCGTCTTCGTCCTCCGCGAAGGCTTCGATATTGACTACACGACCGTCGCGAGCATCGTCAACCGCTCGCCCGCGCATTGCCGAAAGATTGCCCAGCGGGCTCGCGAACACGTAGGCGACCGTAATCGGCGATTCAGCACATCACGCGATGAACAGGAGGCGCTGGTTCACGCCTTCGTTGAGGCTATTGAGGACGGTGACCCCGAGCGTGTGGGCACGCTGCTGGCCGAAGACGCAATCTCGTATTCCGATGGCGGCGGCGAGGTGACCGCAGCCCTGCGCCCGATCTACGGACGAGACCGAATCACTCGATTTCTCATGGGCCTCGTCGGTAAAGCGCCTTCCGATTTGCGTCTGGAGCATGTGACTGTCAACGGGGAGGCCGGGCTCGCCGTCCATTACGGAGACGACCTGCAGAGCGTCTGGGTCTTTCGTAGCAACAACGGTCAAATCGACCGGCTCTTCGCCGTTCTGAATCCCGAAAAGCTCCGGCACGTCCGATCGGACTAG
- a CDS encoding carboxymuconolactone decarboxylase family protein, with protein MTEVNASSEAPRLEPIDRPDSWWMRLVYWITKRTLGRVITPVKVVNARVPGSASVAQKMNATEKQLSIDPELRFLIKSYVATLNGCSFCIDIAQASAQDQGISIEKYDALLQYETSDVFSPRERAALVYVEEATRSTSVTDATFDALRTHFDDRAIAELTWLNAMENYYNLLNRPLNIGSDKLCAIRSDIEATPARHAA; from the coding sequence ATGACTGAAGTGAATGCCTCGTCTGAAGCGCCGCGTCTAGAACCGATCGACCGCCCCGACTCGTGGTGGATGCGTCTCGTCTACTGGATCACGAAACGGACGCTTGGTCGTGTCATTACGCCCGTCAAGGTGGTGAATGCACGCGTACCCGGTAGTGCCTCCGTAGCTCAGAAGATGAATGCCACGGAGAAGCAGTTGTCCATTGATCCGGAACTCCGCTTCTTAATCAAGAGCTACGTCGCGACGCTGAACGGCTGCTCATTCTGTATCGATATCGCCCAGGCGAGCGCACAAGACCAGGGGATTTCGATCGAAAAATACGATGCACTGCTACAGTATGAGACGAGTGACGTCTTCTCGCCCCGTGAGCGCGCTGCCCTGGTCTACGTCGAGGAGGCGACCCGTTCGACATCTGTGACCGACGCGACGTTCGATGCTCTGCGAACGCATTTCGATGACCGGGCTATTGCCGAACTCACGTGGCTGAACGCGATGGAAAACTACTACAACCTGCTGAATCGCCCGCTCAATATTGGGTCCGACAAGCTGTGCGCGATCCGCTCCGACATCGAGGCTACCCCGGCTCGCCATGCAGCCTGA
- a CDS encoding MBL fold metallo-hydrolase, which translates to MSCSRHQHGPVEAFRTGRYPVGISTHAYCYHVGRTLIDTGPPNQWRRVRSFVQEMADTRGVDRVVVTHHHEDHAGNAGRIAEMLDVPVFAPEASLDLLRDGFDMEMYRRIVWGSPGPIEAQPVPEHLSIGDGLILHAIPTPGHADDMVCYRVEGKGWLFSADLYITQRPEYLRYDEHVGALLRSIHRVLQYDITTVFCSHRGIVDEGAHALREKARYLEALCGVARRRYRQDKRPVNDIREEMLGKDGLLRWISGGDFSKDNLISSCIRDQDRIEAERHLEPLQRAA; encoded by the coding sequence ATGAGCTGTTCTCGCCATCAACACGGGCCCGTTGAGGCCTTTCGCACCGGCCGGTACCCGGTCGGCATCAGTACGCATGCGTACTGCTACCATGTGGGGCGCACGCTGATCGATACGGGTCCGCCCAACCAGTGGCGACGCGTGCGCTCGTTCGTCCAGGAGATGGCGGACACGCGCGGGGTCGACCGTGTTGTGGTCACGCATCACCACGAGGATCACGCGGGAAACGCTGGGCGCATTGCCGAGATGCTGGATGTGCCGGTCTTCGCGCCGGAAGCGAGTCTGGATCTACTGCGCGACGGTTTCGACATGGAGATGTACCGCCGCATCGTCTGGGGCTCCCCTGGCCCCATTGAGGCCCAGCCGGTCCCCGAGCACCTGTCGATCGGCGATGGGCTCATCCTTCACGCCATTCCGACGCCCGGACACGCGGACGACATGGTGTGCTACCGCGTTGAAGGGAAAGGCTGGTTGTTTTCTGCGGACCTCTACATCACGCAGCGACCGGAGTATCTTCGCTATGACGAGCACGTTGGCGCGCTCCTTCGAAGCATTCACCGCGTGCTGCAATACGACATCACAACAGTCTTCTGCTCCCATCGCGGCATCGTCGATGAGGGTGCGCACGCCCTCCGCGAGAAGGCGCGGTATCTTGAGGCGCTGTGCGGCGTAGCCCGGCGTCGCTACCGACAGGACAAGCGCCCCGTAAATGACATCCGCGAGGAGATGCTGGGGAAAGATGGGCTGCTCCGCTGGATCTCAGGCGGCGACTTTTCGAAGGACAACCTCATCAGCTCCTGCATCCGCGACCAGGATCGCATTGAGGCGGAACGCCACCTCGAACCACTACAGCGGGCGGCGTAG